A window of Drosophila sulfurigaster albostrigata strain 15112-1811.04 chromosome X, ASM2355843v2, whole genome shotgun sequence genomic DNA:
CCATTGACCATCGACCATCGAATCAATTCTCTTTGCAAACTGCGTTTTGCCAACAGTATTgtcattttttgaatttttagtTCTTGCTGCAATTTCGTTTTTCCTACATTTATTTATCCTGTTTATTTATCGTGGgctcgtttttcatttttatttatatcgtAGTCACATACTcgtattattttgattttgattttgtttttggggccCGTGTGATGAACGCGTCTGTGTACTTTAACAATTTGATATTCAATCGTGGAATTGCATTCCAGAAACcaaaacaatacaacaaatacaaaaaacagaaaaaagaaatccTAATACTTAAGCTCCCACAAACTCAACATTTATCGAATTGCAATATTGCTGCTCCGGCTACACCACacattaatgtatttaaaataatatttaaaataacatttatacattttacatatatagttcatatatacatatgtattatatattgcCAGCGCCAGCACACAAACTAAATGTACGTCATTGTGTTTATATTCTGATTATTAAACATATAAGTGAGACCAAGTAAAGTTGTGTTTtgtcttttttcattttatttgtaaatgcTATCTAggatatataattatatatatatatgtaaagtaTCTAGTTGTCGTACTCCTATGCTTGGAGTATATGGCGACACTTAAAACTAATCTCAAAGCTAATttctaagaaaaaaaaaagtgagaaaagaaaactttgaaACAGGCGAATACAAGAAATTGATagaattaatgaaataaactaGGCAAGATTGCGCATCTCTGAGTTCGTCGCTATTCCACCCAACCGAGCGTGACATCATCGAGCGAAGTCTGCAGGCTGAGCACCAGCTGATAGATGCGCAATGATGGCCCCAGCTTGAGACCAAAGCGATCGATAATATCCTGACGCGTCAGCACCATCAATGCGGCGCCATCGATCTCCTGGCTCTTGAATATGTTGGACTCCTGCGGATAGAACTTCTCCACATAGCTGACCACCTGATCCACGTTCCAGCTCTGGACAATTGGCTGCTGCGGCTCATCCTCAGTGAGATCAGTAACTGCTTCACCATTTTGTCGCTCAGTTGGCACCGTTTCATCGGACAGATCAATGGCTGcaactgtggcagcaacagctgttgaTGGCGATGCGGATTCTGTGGCCACCAGTGCTTGTGGTGATGTTGGCGCTGGACTCTTTAACGTTCCTACCACCTGCATAGCATCATTTTGTTGATGCTCCATTTCTTCGTCTAGCGTTAGCTCTGACTGTTGCTCCAGCTGACtgccattttgttgctgttcgaGCTCTTGTTCCTCCGGCTGCGTCTTGGCTAATGCAATTTTCTTGGCATTCGGTGGCCCTGGATCTGGGGTGGCACGCTTTTTGCGTCCCGCTTTCGATTTGCGCGGCAACTGCGGGGGCAGAGGCGGCGATAACGACGATGCCGTTCGTTGCCCGGTGGCAACGTCTTCGTTGTCCTGGACATTGTAGGTGGGATCACAGCTATTGCATTTCCAGCTGACATCGCTTATCTTGCTCGCCGCGAGACTCGGCCAATGGCAATCCAAGTGATAAGCATTCGCGCACACACAGCACATAAGcatctgttgctgttgcggatTCTGCAACTTGACATTGCTGCAGACCTGGCACCGGCGACACTTGTCGCACTTGAAACGTTTGCGTGCATTGGTCAGGATCTCGAAAGCAATCGGCAGGCAATTAAAGTGCCCTACAATAAAATCAAGAGGTATAAGAGCAAATACTTCATGGAAGAGTAGAGGCAGAGTAGAGTTTATTACTTACATTTGAGGGCGCATGTTTTGCAGGCGAGGAAATTGCTTTTGTAGCCAGAGCCGCGTTTAGGTTCGCTTTTCGAGCACTTGCTGCAGGTGTCGAAGTTGCGCAGCTGCTCGCCGCTAGGCGTGGAGTTGGCCGCCTCTAGAGATTCATCAAtgttgccactgttgttgGCTGGCGTTGTGTTTGCCGCAGCATTTGGCGGCGTTTGCACCTGAGTTTGTGGCTGCGACTGTTGTTGAGCTGGAGACGTGGGCTGCTGAGTTGCTGCACTTGTTGGagttgtggcagttgcagcaacagttgccgctgccgctgctgctccaCCTGCTGGACTCGCTGTTGCCGCCGGTAGTGAGGTGCGAGCAACGCGTGATATGTAATTATCGGAAGGATCGTAGACGAGCTTTGGTTTCTGTGCATCGCGTAATAGAACATCACTATTAGTTTATACactttacatatgtatactatatttgtTGTTCACTTACCTTTACACGACCCGTTGTGCGCACGGTCCCTGCCGCAGCGCTCGCCGCATTGGCATCATTGGGATTACTGTTGTTACcgattgtattattattgctatttgTTGATGCAttactgttattattattcaactTGTTGACCGTCACATTGCTGCTGGCCAGCGGCTGCTGCTCGTCCTTGGTCTCCTCGTCCTTGTTGCGTTTCATCTCGTTGCTGGCACACAAATGAAtttcgttttaattatttgtttgtttcttggCCTGCAGTACAATGCGCGCTCGCAGCTTGTTTAACGTGCATTCCGATAACTGCACGATAATTCACCCGGTGCGATAACTCACGCGATGATGGGTAAATACCAGCGCGTGATTTATCGCACTCACGCACACTTATCGTTTGTGCGCGTCGCTAATTACCGCGaatctttaaaaatgtgtaCGCTACCTGGAAAAAGACAAACGGCGGGCCGGCCGGCACTTAAGCTGTTTATGGTCGTAACAACTGTTACCCCTACCCCTTGAAAAAGCATTACGAAAACTCATGTTTCATTTCGTTGTCTTTTTATGCgtcatttaacaattttgtatgtgtgtgtgcgaaaagCATTAAgattaaacaaatacaattaaaactTAACTAGGAATTCATTTAGTTGCAATTAGCAAATACAGTTTGGCTTCAggaagagagatagagacagataGCGCTtctgcaacatcagcaacacaGGATCaacaaactcttttttttcgttttttttagctatttttgtttttgttttttttttttttttggtattagcCTCATTCAATTTTGATGCGACGCCCATACTTCCAGGCCAACTGCATCAGATCACGATGTGCCAGCGCCCAGGCGAAGAGGCACAGTACGCCcatggccacgcccacaccaAGATGTGTGGCAAATACAGCGTGCTGATACTGTAACAGAGAAAGCGAAaacgaatttatattataGAGTCGTAAAACAACAGATGGCTCGATCCGGAAAACTTACCCAATAACAGATGACGCCGGCCAGCATCAGAGTGCCACCAAAGAGTTTACCTGGCCACAGACCCTGCAGCGGATTAAGCGACAATGGCTGATACTGCTGCCGTATGTACCACGTGCTATAGACAATGCGGCCGAGCATATTGATGCAGTTGGCAAAGATGAAGCCGACGGGACCAAAGATGCCCGTCAATATGTAGGAGAGCACAAGGAAACTGATTGAGAATATGGCCATCAGGTAGTTGTACTTGTCAATGTCGCGGCTGGTGTTCGTCGCAAACATGTAACCTTCGCTAATGCCATTCACCGACAGCAGGTAAATGGCCAGACAATGCCACTGCAGCAAGCGTTGGGGCAATCCGCCGGCAACGAAATCCTCGCCACcatacagcagcagcaatgtgTGCGAATAGTTCTGTCCGAAGGTGAACGCCAACAAGCCAATGGAGCTAACACCCAGCAGCAGATTGTGGAGTACACTGCTCGCCTGTCGCACACGCTCCACCGGCTGCTTCTGCAGTCGCGTGTCACGCGTCAGCGTTTGTGTGAAATAGAAGTAGGCGCTATCCTCGATGGGACGGAATATGAAACGGGCGGCCATGCTGCCCAGATTGTTGACCACATCGTAGGTGGCCTGTTCGCCAAAGGAGAGCACTGGCGACACGCTCATCACATACTTCTCGCCTTCGGTTAGAATTTGCTTGAGCACGCCCTGCTTCACAAAGCTCAACGTTAGCGTTTGCAGCTCACGATTGAAGAAGCcggcgttgtcgttgtcgctctTCATGATCCCCGGCAGCATCTCGGACAATTTGGTAAATGGAAAATCATCCATGTGCTCGAACAGCGAACGTTCCCAGGAGTTAAGCTCCTGcgtcgctttgcttttgcgtgCCAATTGCGTTTTGTGCTCGTTGAAACGACGTAAGTAGTAGTAGAAGAACCCATATTGACCAAGCACAATGGTCAAAGCGCTGGCCAACTGGGCAATGGCAAAAGCTGTAATAGCAGCACTGCGATCACCGGTGACGATCCACAGAAAGATGACCGAGCGCACCAGAATGTGCAGTGTGTTGAGCAAAATCTTGAGCTTGACAAAGCAAAAGACCTGGGCCACAAATACCGCGGATTCGGCGAGCAGTTCGAGCACACACGACAATGCCACCGCATAGCAGGCGAACTCGTATTGTCCGGCATAGGGAGCATCCACGGCCGAGAGCCAGTGCAGCCAGATGTGTAGACAAGGCACGCAGAGAGCAGCACAAATGGGAACACTATAAAAccggagacggagacagagacagagagagagagtgtaaaTGAATGTGGCTGAAAGGATTTAACTATTGTTGGCACTTACGTAAGCCACATTTGATTGATCAGCTGCGACCACGAGCATTTGTCGCGCTGCTGCGAGTTGGCGCTCAACGCCGCCCGATTGATGGCCTCGCGGGACAAGAAGAGCAGCGTActctcgagcagcagcagccgcacaTTCATAATCCCCAGCACTTCGCGACCCACATTGCGTACTATGTAGGCATTAATGCCGAACGTTAGGATGCGGCACAGTATCTGTAATAGAACAACAccacattaatttataaaacaatgaATGACTCATGACTCATCATCAACGCAATTTCTATTTTGAATCGatcaaaagcagcagcagcagcagtagatcAGGATTAATGGGgaaacattttgttgtctgGGGTCGTTCTCTTTCTTACCTGAAAGATGATACTGAAGCCAGCGCCAAGCAGGCTGCTCTGCAGCACATTGCGCCCCatttagctgttgctgttgattcaGTCAACATAAATTGCCCACCATCGTGGGCATAGATAGCGAGTAGTAGAAGCGTAGAAAATCAAATC
This region includes:
- the LOC133847162 gene encoding myosin-G heavy chain, producing the protein MKRNKDEETKDEQQPLASSNVTVNKLNNNNSNASTNSNNNTIGNNSNPNDANAASAAAGTVRTTGRVKKPKLVYDPSDNYISRVARTSLPAATASPAGGAAAAAATVAATATTPTSAATQQPTSPAQQQSQPQTQVQTPPNAAANTTPANNSGNIDESLEAANSTPSGEQLRNFDTCSKCSKSEPKRGSGYKSNFLACKTCALKWHFNCLPIAFEILTNARKRFKCDKCRRCQVCSNVKLQNPQQQQMLMCCVCANAYHLDCHWPSLAASKISDVSWKCNSCDPTYNVQDNEDVATGQRTASSLSPPLPPQLPRKSKAGRKKRATPDPGPPNAKKIALAKTQPEEQELEQQQNGSQLEQQSELTLDEEMEHQQNDAMQVVGTLKSPAPTSPQALVATESASPSTAVAATVAAIDLSDETVPTERQNGEAVTDLTEDEPQQPIVQSWNVDQVVSYVEKFYPQESNIFKSQEIDGAALMVLTRQDIIDRFGLKLGPSLRIYQLVLSLQTSLDDVTLGWVE
- the LOC133847158 gene encoding protein RFT1 homolog, which encodes MGRNVLQSSLLGAGFSIIFQILCRILTFGINAYIVRNVGREVLGIMNVRLLLLESTLLFLSREAINRAALSANSQQRDKCSWSQLINQMWLTVPICAALCVPCLHIWLHWLSAVDAPYAGQYEFACYAVALSCVLELLAESAVFVAQVFCFVKLKILLNTLHILVRSVIFLWIVTGDRSAAITAFAIAQLASALTIVLGQYGFFYYYLRRFNEHKTQLARKSKATQELNSWERSLFEHMDDFPFTKLSEMLPGIMKSDNDNAGFFNRELQTLTLSFVKQGVLKQILTEGEKYVMSVSPVLSFGEQATYDVVNNLGSMAARFIFRPIEDSAYFYFTQTLTRDTRLQKQPVERVRQASSVLHNLLLGVSSIGLLAFTFGQNYSHTLLLLYGGEDFVAGGLPQRLLQWHCLAIYLLSVNGISEGYMFATNTSRDIDKYNYLMAIFSISFLVLSYILTGIFGPVGFIFANCINMLGRIVYSTWYIRQQYQPLSLNPLQGLWPGKLFGGTLMLAGVICYWYQHAVFATHLGVGVAMGVLCLFAWALAHRDLMQLAWKYGRRIKIE